The genome window TACTAAAATTTTGGGAAATATAATTTAATATTTCATAAGAATAACAGTCCATAAAACAGTATGATAAAAGACATATTTAATAGACCAATTAAGGATTTAAGAATTTCAGTTACAGATCGTTGTAATTTTCGATGTCCATATTGTATGCCAGCTGAGATATATGGTGAACGATATAAGTTTTTACCGAAAGATCAAGTTTTATCTTTTGAACAAATAGAAAGAATTGCTAAAGTTTTTGCCGAATTGGGTGTTTCTAAGATAAGACTCACTGGAGGAGAACCTCTATTAAGAAAAGATCTTGATTTGTTAGTAAAGAAGCTGATTCAAATACCAGGAATAGAAGACTTGGCACTTACTACTAATGGATATTTGTTGTCTAGATATGCCGAAAAACTCCATAAAGCTGGATTGAAAAGGATTACAATTAGCATCGATACAATTGATGAAGATTTGTTTAAAGAAATGAATGGTGTTAATGCTGAATTAACAACTGTACTTGAAGGATTGGATCTTGTAGAAAAACTAGGATTTAATCCAATAAAAATTAATACAGTTGTTCAAAAAGGAAAGAACGATAAAAATCTGATAGATCTTGCAGAATATATCAAGGCTAAAGGCCATATATTGAGGTTTATTGAATATATGGATGTAGGTAATTTAAATGGGTGGGATAAGTCGCATGTTGTGCCCTCTGCAACAGTTGCTAAAATGTTAGATGAAAAATTTGGGATTACTCCTTTAGAAAAGCAATATATCAATGAGGTAGCCAATAGGTGGAAATATAATGATGATTCTGCAGAGGTAGGGTTTATATCTTCTGTTAGTGATCCGTTTTGTGGGAATTGTTCCAGGATTAGATTATCAACTGATGGGAAATTGTATACGTGTCTTTTTTCTGATCTAGGTTTTGATATTAAACCAGCGTTAGATTTTGATGATGAAGAACAGTTAAAAAATAAAATAGTCCAAATATGGGGAAATAGAACTGATCAATACTCACAAAAACGATTTGATACAAAAAGAAAGAAACCAACTAAAAAAATTGAAATGTATGCGATTGGTGGATAAATTTAGGTCATGATAAAAGTATATACAGATGGTTCGTGTTTAGGTAATCCCGGTCCAGGTGGATGGGGCGCGGTCATAATATTTCCTAATGGAGAAGAAATGGAGTTGTCTGGATCAGAGGAAGATACTACTAATAATCGCATGGAATTAAGGTCTGTAATTGAAGCTTTACATTTCATTGAACCTGGTTCAATTATTGAACTGTTCTCTGATAGTTTGTATGTAATAAATACAATTACAAAAGGGTGGAAAAAAAAGGCTAATATATCGCTTTGGAATGAATTAGAAAAGGTTATACAAAAACACAGTAATATTTCTTGGAATTGGGTTAAAGGGCATAGCGGTGATTTTTATAATGAAAAAGTTAATGATTTAGCTCAAGGGAAGGCTGAAATGGTAAAAAAAAATAAACTTTCTCACATTAGTGAAGAAGGCAAAGTGCAAATGGTAGACGTAGGTCAGAAAAGCGACACAGAACGTATAGCTTTTGCTAAAGGATTTGTTAAAGTAAGTCAACAAATTATTTCGCAAGTTCTTAATGCGAATAACCCTAAAGGCGACGTTTTGAGTGTGTCTCGAATTGCAGGAATTATGGCAGCAAAAAGAACTCCTGAATTAATTCCTTTATGTCACCAAATTGATTTAAACCATGTAGATATTACAATAGAAATTGACGAGGATAACAATCGATTTGTAATTGAAGCAATGGCAAAAAGTAATTCCAAAACAGGCGTAGAAATGGAATCTTTGGTTGCAGTTAGTATAACCGCATTAACAATATACGACATGACCAAATCTATAGATCACGATTCACTTATCAGTGATATTCAGCTAGTAAGTAAAAAAGGCGGAAAATCCGGAAATATCATTAGGGAAACTAGTTTCTAAATA of SAR202 cluster bacterium contains these proteins:
- the moaA gene encoding GTP 3',8-cyclase MoaA translates to MIKDIFNRPIKDLRISVTDRCNFRCPYCMPAEIYGERYKFLPKDQVLSFEQIERIAKVFAELGVSKIRLTGGEPLLRKDLDLLVKKLIQIPGIEDLALTTNGYLLSRYAEKLHKAGLKRITISIDTIDEDLFKEMNGVNAELTTVLEGLDLVEKLGFNPIKINTVVQKGKNDKNLIDLAEYIKAKGHILRFIEYMDVGNLNGWDKSHVVPSATVAKMLDEKFGITPLEKQYINEVANRWKYNDDSAEVGFISSVSDPFCGNCSRIRLSTDGKLYTCLFSDLGFDIKPALDFDDEEQLKNKIVQIWGNRTDQYSQKRFDTKRKKPTKKIEMYAIGG
- the moaC gene encoding cyclic pyranopterin monophosphate synthase MoaC, translated to MIKVYTDGSCLGNPGPGGWGAVIIFPNGEEMELSGSEEDTTNNRMELRSVIEALHFIEPGSIIELFSDSLYVINTITKGWKKKANISLWNELEKVIQKHSNISWNWVKGHSGDFYNEKVNDLAQGKAEMVKKNKLSHISEEGKVQMVDVGQKSDTERIAFAKGFVKVSQQIISQVLNANNPKGDVLSVSRIAGIMAAKRTPELIPLCHQIDLNHVDITIEIDEDNNRFVIEAMAKSNSKTGVEMESLVAVSITALTIYDMTKSIDHDSLISDIQLVSKKGGKSGNIIRETSF